Part of the Bacillus sp. THAF10 genome is shown below.
CATTAATTCATCAAGTTTGGTCACACTAATCGTGCCATTTGTACAAATTACGTGGACGGGTTCATTGATGACTTGCAGAATTCGCTTTTTGTCAGATTTTCCTTCTACAATGATGATCTTTTCCTCATGAATTGCATCCATATTCATCACCTGTTCTTATTAGGAATAAAGGTAGATTGCTTTATATTATTTTTATTCGTTTTATTAGGAAAGTACACTGATAAATGGAAATAAGGGCTTCTATATATTGGTTTGATGATAAAAAAAGGGCTGGAACTAATATAGTCCCAACCCCTGCGATGGTCAGCACCAACCATTTTCGTAATCGCAGTCCACGTATTTGCTATCTTCCTTTGAAGGAACCTGAACGTTTTGATAAATTCTGTTTCCTTCTTGTTGATAGCCGTTGTTCAAACGATATTGATTTCCGTGCTCCGTAATGGTGAAATGACCAATGGATTCTTTCTCCACAAAGAGTTCAAACCCTTGCTCTGTCATTTTTCCGTTAACACGGTCCGTAATATCTAATCGTTTATTCTCAAGTGTCATAGAGGTCACCTTCTTTACTTTCAGTTCATTAAAGTTAGGTTACCCTCTCCAAATGGAATTAGTCTTCCTTCGTCATTTCCTCATATTGCTCAGCTGACATTAATTTGTCAACTTCACCAGCATCTGAAGGTTCTACCACAATCATCCACGCTTTTTCATATGGAGATTCATTCACAAATTCAGGGCTATCACTTAGGTCTTCGTTAACCTCAACCACTTTCCCACTAATTGGAGCATAAAGCTCAGAAACTGTTTTAACAGACTCTACGCTACCGAATGGCTCATCAGCAGTGATTTCGTCTCCAACCTCTGGAAGCTCAACAAACACGATGTCTCCAAGCTCGGATTGAGCAAAATGTGTAATTCCAACACGTACTGTTTCGCCTTCTACTTTTACCCATTCATGCTCTTCAGAATAACGTAAATCTTTAGGTGTGCTCATTTAAAATAACCTCCATTAAAATAAAATATTATAGCTCCTATTTAAAGGGCTTGCTTACTTCCAAACTTCTTCAAAACTTTTTTCATTAAAGCCAACTGTTACGTTGTTTCCATCTGTTGTAATGGGACGTTTAATTAGCATGCCATCAGATGCTAAAAGATCAAGCATTTCATCTTCAGAAGCTGTCTTTAGTTTATCCTTTAGTCCAAGTTCCCGATATTTCATTCCACTTGTATTAAAGAATTTTTTTAGCTCGAGGCCGCTTTTTTTATAGAGATCCTTTAATGTATCACGTGACGGTGGGTTCTCAACAATATGTACTTCTTCTATTGCTATGTTGTTTGCTTCGAGCCACTTTTTAGCATTTCGACATGTGCCACATTTAGGATACCAATAAAATGTCATTGCCATAACCTTTTTGCACCACCTTACAATACAGGATTTTACTCATATATTGTAGCATAACAGAATCAAATTCTCCTAATATTCAACACAATATTTTTGATTCATTCGACAAGAAAAATAACCAGACCATATGGAATGGCCTGGTTACAGTTCTTGCTTTTTATACTGTATATTTTTGAGCGTCTAGAACCGCTGCTGCGATTTCACGTTTTTTGGCAACCACATTGATTGGCGTGTGGCGTGTGAATTTACGAAGGGCGGAAATCATCATTCTTAAAGTGTCTCCAGACTCTGCAGCAACAAGTGTTTCTTTTGCATCTGCTTCAATTTGGTTAAACGCTTCTTGACAGAACACTTGCGTGTAAAGAACCTTCAGTTTGTTTTTATCTTCTCCAGATTTAGCAATTGCTTTTTCTGTACGTAGCACTGCAGATTCCATCGAATAGACATTGCTAATGATATCGGCAACATTCACAAGTAGTTCTTGTTCTCTTTCTAGCGCTTTTCCATATTTCTGCGCAATTAGTCCAGTCATGAGGATGGCAATTTTCTTCGCATTTTTCACAAGATACTTTTCTTGTTCTAATACGCCATCGCCAACTTCTTCAGGCATAAGCATCATGAGTTCTTCTTGTAGCGCTTGTGCTTTCTGAATGAGTGGAAGCTCACCTTTTAATGCTTTACGCAGATATGTTCCTGGTACTAACAGACGGTTAATTTCATTTGTACCCTCGAAAATTCGGTTAATACGGGAGTCGCGGTACATTCTTTCCACTTCGTACTCAGCCATAA
Proteins encoded:
- a CDS encoding YusG family protein; this translates as MTLENKRLDITDRVNGKMTEQGFELFVEKESIGHFTITEHGNQYRLNNGYQQEGNRIYQNVQVPSKEDSKYVDCDYENGWC
- the gcvH gene encoding glycine cleavage system protein GcvH, translating into MSTPKDLRYSEEHEWVKVEGETVRVGITHFAQSELGDIVFVELPEVGDEITADEPFGSVESVKTVSELYAPISGKVVEVNEDLSDSPEFVNESPYEKAWMIVVEPSDAGEVDKLMSAEQYEEMTKED
- a CDS encoding arsenate reductase family protein; translated protein: MAMTFYWYPKCGTCRNAKKWLEANNIAIEEVHIVENPPSRDTLKDLYKKSGLELKKFFNTSGMKYRELGLKDKLKTASEDEMLDLLASDGMLIKRPITTDGNNVTVGFNEKSFEEVWK